The Vanessa atalanta chromosome 6, ilVanAtal1.2, whole genome shotgun sequence region ATTTTACGACTTATTTCAGCTACGTGAGGTCGCCACGAAAGAGATCTATCCATAATGACGCCTAGATTTTTAACAGCGTCGCTGTAAGGTAATACAGAGTCGTTGAAAACAACATCCGGTAGGCCAGCGTAGTCAATTTTGGATAGCTGTTTAGTGGTACCTACAATACAAAGCTGCGATTTATTTGCATTGACATACAAACCGAATGACTTACTCCAATTCgtatttaaattagatacaataaaaatatgattaatactACAAGAAAATAAGCGAATGATAACTCTacgttttttaatcatatttcatcagttttttatatctaatcgtgtaatatatacaatataaatataatcatgtaaATTTGTCACGCTATGTATAATTCAttgccaataataataaaaagtataatgttattttttttgtctattaatTTGGTAATGTCATAATTGTCAATTGACATATATTTTAGGTTATGATTACTAAAAACTAAATAGACAATTGGTGATCatgtctttattaaaattattaaaaaacaatacaagaaatgtatttattaaatgtaatgaatCACAGTTAATTTTCATATCGTCGAGAAAGTTGAGCATAGTGCCTTCAATTTACGGTAAGAGATCTTTCAGAGAGTTAGCTTTAATCGCAAAGCTTATATATGTCTTATTtaacattgtaattaatttcgttTCATACGTTTGTAGATGGAGAAAACCCAGCACCGAAGTTTTTTTCATCCGGTATACAAATATTGCTTAAACGTTTAACTCGGCCCGATTATGCAAAAGTATTTCGTAAAAGATCAAACAGTAATGCTCCTATGTTGGAAACGccacaatataaatttttaaccgATGAGGAACTACagattgaaaaagaaaaagctaATCAAAGTGCGGATCGCTTACTCCAAATGCCCCCAGTTGTAAAGGTAATTTTGTTTCATCTTTTGATATTTCTGTAAGActacaaataattcaatataatgtaatattcttttacaattcatattatataggataactaatggtaagtggtcaccaatggtCCTAGGCACTGACCCTGTTATTGCACCgttaactttgggaactaaaaaGTTACATCTCTTGTGCCCTTTGAAATTAACCTTCAACTCACCCTTCATACCTTAACAACAATACTAGGTAGTGGTAGTTAGCAGTAGAATAAGTGAGAAGTAGTTGGTACTTACTGAGACACTAGGTGACCAGGTCTTGACCATGAAATCCTTCTACCGAGTACTGCattgtaaaattatagtaaaataaaacttataacttgACATACTTAATTAACAATCATATGTTTCACCTTTTCAGGTACATGAACCTATAAATGATGTTTTATCCAAAGATCCAGCATTAGTGGGTTTTGATTCtgctaaatatttgtttactgaCATTAGTTTTGGTGTTGCCAATGAACACAGACTAATTGTGGAAAGGTttgttaataaagtattaatatttttataatatctgccCCTTTTCCTGTCCATATACCTAATATGgatgggcaaatgggctacctgatgggaAGTGGGAACCAATGCACATAGACATTGGttctataacaaatattaaacattccttgaATTACCATGTGTCTTtgccaccaacgttgggaacaaagatattatatcttgtgcctgtagttacactggctaactcacccttcaaaatggaacaataataccaagtattactgttggcagtaaaatatttattgaggaGGTGTTACCTACCTAGAAAGACTTGCATAAAGCCATTGTAGTGTTATAATTAATctcttaaaataacatatattattatataaatattagcaaGTATTATTGTGCTTTCAGAGACCCTGATGGAATACTCCGTAGTTGTGACCATGATGTAAGAAAGAGATTGAATCAggtaatgtttaatatgtttctaaacttatttataatttaatttaaaaaaatagccatatagaaaaattatcagttttatgttaaaaattgcattatagtaaaaaataaaataatttattcaagtattaaAATATGCCTTAAATGAAATAGATTTCTTCTTATAATAGAAAACTTAAAATGTGTAAGTGTATCCTTGCCAACTactatttatgttattgttattactgTGATTTCAGATatatttcccaatgctgggtcGAAAAATAAGAGAGCCATTGATATTTGCAGATGAAGAAAAGTTACACAGCCTCCTTGATAGGCAAAAGTATGAGTATGTTTTGGATAGAGCCTGTGTTCAGTATGAACCAGATGAACCTAAATTTCAGAAGGTCACAAGTATCACATACCAGCATATTGATACTAACATGCAGTATGATTTGTTAAGGTAAGATTTGAACAAAACATATTCTGACTcaaatatcaatgaaatattaaacattacacttacaaaaatatataattataaacttggATTGTTGCTTGGTTTTCTttaagaaatttttatatttaccaatGCTTTCATAGAATAAATGTTAATAGCTTGTTGAATATTGATTAACAACTAGCTAGCCAGTGTCAGATTGTAATATTTAGATACCATATGTTTTGGAGCAATAGtaatagcctattccaatcgaagaaggaataaagaaaaTCAAACCATAGATTTGCTAATAGCACTGCAATATTGTGcgctactaacagttcttgtaatatgtttttaattataatacatcacTATTCTATATAACTATGTATATCCTTTAAATTAACTTCCTAAGTTAAccatagaagttttttttttcataaaatcataTTGAACATCACAGATTATTCAAGCACTTGACCAATGATACCGCATCAATTcactgtcaaatgttgtttatttgatggTTGCCCTTTTGTGTTGGGAATAGATTATACATTTAGCTACATAGCTTaagttataacttttttttgcattagGTCAACACGTCATTTTGGGCCTCTCGCG contains the following coding sequences:
- the LOC125064921 gene encoding 28S ribosomal protein S22, mitochondrial; translated protein: MSLLKLLKNNTRNVFIKCNESQLIFISSRKLSIVPSIYDGENPAPKFFSSGIQILLKRLTRPDYAKVFRKRSNSNAPMLETPQYKFLTDEELQIEKEKANQSADRLLQMPPVVKVHEPINDVLSKDPALVGFDSAKYLFTDISFGVANEHRLIVERDPDGILRSCDHDVRKRLNQIYFPMLGRKIREPLIFADEEKLHSLLDRQKYEYVLDRACVQYEPDEPKFQKVTSITYQHIDTNMQYDLLRSTRHFGPLAFYLTWHKSMDSLMFELVQTGAIREAVLLMSLRHAVHGDLKNGADSDALGKQVLTTPVQLSKSEYLTEEDIQLDNKCIECLDAYIVNNSTMKSQQGLALQGFREYYQQMIELSRGLKKAHGTA